One stretch of Candidatus Campbellbacteria bacterium DNA includes these proteins:
- a CDS encoding R.Pab1 family restriction endonuclease, translating into MIKISLPLTKHTGKARVKYRKDKKDYGIPFATRQNKLTQDNYIEWQIGYDTKEKKLSKSKFSFQRKGETKYTFELSEYLIDAIKNNLVTKEEFKELKKFVEKARIETAFIEERFNIKREEQKQMSLMGVNFDLFMEHYPLLLYFQNKDEYSIEVKIDRKQKAIGVQAMLFLCIPITRFEEKKGLIVREAEQNEQVTLEIKRNKNNFIIDVIKIFAISSSQHNEDIKNIIDTIEKNI; encoded by the coding sequence ATGATAAAGATATCCCTACCACTAACAAAACATACTGGAAAAGCAAGAGTCAAATATCGTAAAGATAAAAAGGATTATGGTATTCCCTTTGCCACAAGACAAAATAAATTGACACAAGATAATTATATTGAATGGCAGATTGGCTATGATACAAAAGAGAAAAAACTTAGCAAATCCAAATTTAGCTTTCAAAGAAAAGGGGAAACAAAATATACTTTTGAATTGAGTGAATATTTAATTGATGCTATAAAAAATAACTTGGTTACAAAAGAAGAATTCAAAGAGTTAAAAAAATTCGTTGAAAAAGCAAGAATTGAAACAGCATTTATTGAAGAGAGGTTCAATATAAAAAGAGAAGAACAAAAGCAAATGTCTCTAATGGGGGTAAATTTTGATTTGTTTATGGAACATTATCCATTATTGCTATATTTTCAAAATAAAGATGAATATTCCATTGAGGTTAAAATTGATAGAAAACAAAAAGCAATTGGGGTTCAGGCAATGCTTTTCTTATGTATACCAATAACAAGATTTGAGGAGAAAAAGGGTTTAATAGTTAGAGAAGCAGAACAAAACGAGCAAGTGACACTTGAAATAAAGAGAAATAAAAATAATTTTATTATTGATGTAATAAAGATTTTTGCCATATCTTCTTCTCAACATAATGAAGATATTAAAAATATAATAGACACTATAGAAAAAAATATATAA
- a CDS encoding lamin tail domain-containing protein, which translates to MINKVTSIVLLNFLLLAVMMPQSVFAAIRITEVMYNPEGSDAGKEWIEITNDGSNAVVISGLRLEYTTSTDPRNIPINEHTGGGSISAGETAIIAQRADEFLNIDGKSYSGKIFESRSLSLPQRDDFEKTISIKVKDSPTTIATITYNPSLGANGDGNSLHFPSSRSSYADSPNPGTLPSRSSSPSSGSSSSGGSSSGGGGSSTSQRQPKSLFIDEISITTKPKYAFTRLPIELSVEALDNNGNKLKNLSYVWNFGDGKTNKDNHVKHKYSIEGSYEIVAMTTYRSREIIARKTIDVVKPDFNISPAAEYVEIQNNHNFSVNVGGWRIVSEDKSFVFPPLSMITSKGKVRIDHNTLNFSFSENEYQLTYPNGTIVATSSKETKEKEPVVTPPPATTTIPPASPASPTTPTTVVPAVSPTPPSNQVANREVAQPQQSEEKPFNLLLWIVIIIALVFVALIPIFTILLRTRLENISEKERLQKISNKMKIEEVEG; encoded by the coding sequence ATGATAAATAAAGTAACTTCAATAGTATTATTAAACTTCTTGTTGCTTGCGGTGATGATGCCGCAATCTGTTTTTGCAGCAATTAGGATAACCGAGGTGATGTATAATCCTGAGGGTTCAGACGCTGGCAAGGAGTGGATTGAAATAACAAACGATGGCAGTAATGCGGTTGTTATTTCTGGTTTGCGTCTTGAATACACCACAAGCACTGACCCACGCAACATACCCATAAACGAACACACAGGAGGTGGCTCTATCTCGGCAGGGGAAACCGCGATAATAGCGCAGAGAGCAGATGAGTTTCTTAACATTGACGGCAAGTCGTATAGTGGAAAAATATTTGAAAGTCGTTCGTTAAGTCTTCCACAAAGAGACGATTTTGAGAAAACAATATCAATAAAAGTAAAAGACAGTCCTACAACAATTGCAACCATAACATACAACCCATCTTTAGGGGCAAATGGTGATGGCAATTCACTTCATTTTCCATCAAGTAGATCTTCCTACGCAGACTCTCCCAACCCAGGGACATTGCCATCAAGAAGTTCTTCGCCATCTTCTGGCTCAAGTTCAAGCGGTGGTTCATCATCAGGTGGCGGTGGGTCAAGCACTTCACAGCGTCAGCCAAAATCTTTATTTATTGATGAAATTTCAATAACAACAAAACCAAAGTATGCATTTACGCGATTGCCCATAGAGTTGAGCGTGGAAGCGCTTGATAACAACGGCAATAAATTAAAAAACCTATCTTATGTTTGGAATTTTGGTGATGGAAAAACTAACAAAGACAATCATGTAAAACACAAATATTCAATAGAGGGCAGTTATGAAATTGTCGCCATGACGACTTATCGTAGTAGGGAGATTATCGCAAGAAAGACAATTGATGTCGTAAAACCAGATTTTAATATCAGTCCTGCCGCAGAATATGTTGAAATACAGAACAACCACAATTTTTCTGTTAATGTTGGTGGCTGGCGTATTGTAAGCGAAGACAAATCATTTGTGTTTCCACCGTTGTCAATGATTACATCAAAGGGAAAAGTCCGCATTGATCACAACACACTTAACTTTTCTTTTTCAGAAAATGAATACCAACTAACTTATCCAAACGGCACAATAGTTGCAACATCATCAAAAGAAACTAAAGAAAAGGAACCTGTCGTCACTCCACCTCCTGCGACCACAACCATACCACCAGCGTCACCAGCATCACCGACAACGCCAACAACGGTAGTGCCTGCCGTCTCGCCAACACCTCCTTCTAATCAAGTAGCTAATAGGGAAGTAGCACAACCACAGCAGAGCGAAGAAAAACCATTTAACCTTTTACTTTGGATTGTTATAATAATTGCTTTGGTATTTGTCGCTTTGATTCCCATATTTACAATTCTTTTGCGGACAAGGTTGGAAAACATAAGCGAAAAAGAACGACTCCAAAAAATCAGCAACAAAATGAAAATTGAAGAAGTTGAGGGGTAG